From a region of the Desulfovibrio sp. genome:
- a CDS encoding class I SAM-dependent methyltransferase — protein MDWNAGLYDQQHDFVAAYGEHLLALLPDGLGFAVDLGCGTGALTGPLTARAARVVGIDASPDMIAQARLRLPQVEFLVMDACDMPWNGSVDAIFSNAALHWIEDQERLTAAMARVLRPGGLLVCEFGARGNIGRICAAFAAAFQAALAEEGIGAAYLNSERFYFPSADEYAALLVRHGFTVRLAEEYDRPTPLKGGQDGLASWMSQFFAQDMDCVPQAAQEKIFAAVADALRASQWDGGQWIADYRRLRVVAVKH, from the coding sequence ATGGACTGGAATGCCGGGCTTTATGACCAGCAGCATGACTTTGTGGCCGCCTACGGCGAACATCTGCTTGCTCTGCTGCCGGACGGTCTGGGTTTTGCCGTTGACCTTGGCTGTGGCACTGGCGCGCTCACAGGCCCGCTGACGGCCAGAGCTGCGCGGGTAGTGGGCATAGACGCCTCGCCCGACATGATTGCTCAGGCCCGGCTACGCTTGCCGCAGGTGGAGTTTCTGGTAATGGACGCCTGCGACATGCCGTGGAACGGCAGTGTGGACGCCATTTTTTCCAACGCCGCCCTGCACTGGATTGAAGATCAGGAGCGACTGACCGCCGCCATGGCCCGCGTGTTGCGCCCCGGCGGCCTGCTGGTGTGCGAATTTGGCGCGCGCGGCAATATCGGGCGCATATGTGCGGCCTTTGCGGCGGCCTTTCAGGCTGCGCTGGCCGAAGAAGGCATTGGCGCGGCCTATCTGAACAGCGAGCGGTTTTACTTTCCCTCGGCAGACGAGTACGCGGCCCTGCTTGTGCGGCACGGTTTTACGGTGCGGCTGGCTGAGGAATACGACAGACCAACGCCGCTCAAGGGCGGGCAGGACGGCCTTGCCAGCTGGATGAGCCAGTTTTTTGCCCAGGATATGGACTGCGTACCCCAAGCCGCGCAGGAAAAAATTTTTGCCGCCGTTGCCGATGCCTTGCGGGCATCGCAGTGGGACGGCGGCCAGTGGATTGCTGATTATCGGCGGCTGCGGGTTGTGGCCGTTAAACATTAA
- a CDS encoding multidrug effflux MFS transporter has product MHITEDDYIAGAGARLPRRRRLFLALLLGLMAAFGPLCTDTYLPSLPALASDLSISTATTQLTITACLLGMALGQLFVGPLSDSTGRRKPLFVALVFFTLASACCAAAKTGNSFIALRFAQGLGGAGGIVLARAMACDLFRGAELTNFMSLLMVVNGVAPITGPMLGGWLASMDGWPAIFYFLSGFGVLLIVLSVLGLPETLPKGMRRDGGVRSSWTAMGELLRQKPFMCYVGVQGFTMGGFFGYVAASPFVLQGMYGISPQTYSIIFGCNALSLMFFAFGTARNARRLGEARLLRIGNTLRAVACLGVLAVTMVAPSSPVPLLIGLFFMIALQGMTLPTSFTLGISAQNVGAGTASGILGVSVFIFGALTSPLVGLAGGGTALPLGIVSAVTGVASALLGYMGDREMKKLRQASGAEEAHH; this is encoded by the coding sequence ATGCATATTACGGAAGATGACTATATCGCGGGGGCGGGCGCACGGCTGCCGCGCCGCCGCCGGTTGTTTCTGGCCCTGTTGCTGGGCCTCATGGCCGCTTTTGGCCCCCTGTGTACAGATACCTACCTGCCAAGCCTGCCCGCGCTGGCCTCAGACCTTTCCATTTCTACCGCAACCACCCAGCTGACCATCACCGCCTGTCTGCTGGGCATGGCTCTGGGGCAGCTTTTTGTGGGGCCGCTTTCCGACTCGACAGGGCGGCGCAAGCCCCTGTTTGTGGCTCTGGTATTTTTTACGCTGGCTTCGGCCTGTTGTGCCGCAGCCAAAACGGGCAACAGTTTTATTGCACTGCGTTTTGCCCAGGGCCTGGGTGGCGCGGGTGGCATAGTGCTGGCCCGCGCCATGGCCTGTGACCTGTTTCGTGGGGCAGAGCTGACCAACTTCATGAGCCTGCTCATGGTCGTCAACGGCGTTGCGCCTATCACCGGGCCCATGCTGGGCGGCTGGCTGGCCTCCATGGACGGTTGGCCAGCCATTTTCTATTTTTTGTCAGGCTTTGGCGTACTGCTGATTGTACTCAGCGTTCTTGGCCTGCCCGAAACCCTGCCGAAGGGCATGCGCCGCGATGGTGGTGTACGCTCTTCGTGGACTGCCATGGGAGAGCTGCTGCGGCAAAAGCCCTTTATGTGCTATGTGGGAGTGCAAGGCTTTACCATGGGCGGTTTTTTTGGCTATGTGGCGGCCTCGCCCTTTGTGTTGCAGGGCATGTACGGAATCTCTCCGCAGACCTACAGCATCATTTTTGGCTGCAACGCGCTGAGTCTCATGTTTTTTGCCTTTGGCACCGCCCGCAATGCCCGCCGCCTTGGTGAGGCTCGCCTGCTGCGCATTGGCAATACACTGCGTGCTGTGGCCTGCCTCGGGGTGCTGGCCGTAACCATGGTTGCTCCTTCCTCGCCCGTGCCCCTGCTCATAGGGCTGTTTTTCATGATCGCCCTGCAGGGCATGACCCTGCCCACCAGCTTTACCCTGGGCATCAGCGCGCAGAATGTGGGTGCGGGTACGGCCTCTGGCATTCTGGGCGTGTCCGTGTTTATTTTTGGTGCCCTTACCTCGCCCCTTGTGGGGCTTGCGGGCGGCGGTACGGCCCTGCCGTTGGGCATTGTGAGTGCGGTGACGGGCGTTGCCTCTGCCCTGCTTGGGTATATGGGCGACCGTGAGATGAAAAAGCTCAGGCAGGCCAGCGGGGCAGAGGAAGCGCACCACTAG